A part of Variovorax sp. HW608 genomic DNA contains:
- a CDS encoding 3-hydroxybutyrate dehydrogenase produces the protein MNNLNGKVAIVTGAASGIGKEIAFTLAKAGATVAIADLDLAHANAVADDIVRQGGKALGVAMDVTSEDAVNAGVDRVAEKFGTIDILVSNAGIQIVNPIESYAFADWKKMQAIHLDGAFLTTKASLKHMYKDDRGGVVIYMGSVHSHEASSLKSAYVTAKHGLLGLARVLAKEGAAHNVRSHVVCPGFVKTPLVEKQIPEQAKELGISEAEVVRNVMLGQTVDGVFTTVEDVAQTVLFLSAFPSAALTGQSFIVSHGWFMQ, from the coding sequence ATGAACAATCTGAATGGCAAGGTCGCCATCGTCACGGGCGCAGCGAGCGGCATCGGCAAGGAGATTGCCTTCACCTTGGCCAAGGCCGGCGCTACGGTCGCCATTGCCGACCTCGACCTGGCCCATGCGAACGCCGTGGCCGACGACATCGTGCGCCAGGGCGGCAAGGCGCTGGGCGTGGCGATGGATGTCACCAGCGAGGACGCCGTCAACGCGGGGGTGGACCGGGTCGCCGAGAAGTTCGGCACGATCGATATCCTGGTCTCCAACGCCGGCATCCAGATCGTCAATCCGATCGAGAGCTACGCGTTTGCCGATTGGAAGAAGATGCAGGCCATCCATCTGGACGGTGCGTTCCTGACCACCAAGGCCTCCCTCAAGCACATGTACAAGGACGATCGCGGCGGCGTCGTCATCTACATGGGGTCGGTGCATTCGCATGAAGCCTCGTCGCTCAAGTCCGCTTACGTGACGGCCAAGCACGGGCTGCTGGGCCTGGCCCGCGTGCTCGCCAAGGAAGGCGCCGCGCACAACGTGCGCTCGCACGTGGTCTGTCCGGGGTTCGTGAAGACCCCGCTCGTGGAAAAGCAGATCCCGGAGCAGGCGAAGGAACTGGGCATCAGCGAGGCCGAGGTGGTTCGCAACGTGATGCTGGGGCAGACGGTGGACGGCGTCTTCACCACCGTCGAGGACGTGGCGCAAACGGTGCTGTTCCTCTCCGCGTTCCCGAGCGCGGCACTGACGGGGCAGTCCTTCATCGTGAGCCACGGCTGGTTCATGCAATAA
- a CDS encoding acetoacetate decarboxylase, which translates to MNLDSVVSRAFAMPLTSPAFPLGPYRFVEREYFIITYRTDPDRLREVVPEPLTPTQPLVHYEFIRMPDSTGFGDYTESGQVIPVEFEGQAGSYTLAMYLDNHPPIAGGRELWGFPKKLASPTLHTHIDTLVGTLDYGPVRVAMGTMGYKHKTLDAQEQARMLAKPNFLLKIIPHVNGSPRICELVRYYLSDIRMRGAWSGPASLQLAPHALAPVADLPVLEVVEARHLVADLTLDLGEVVYDYLAK; encoded by the coding sequence ATGAACCTCGATTCCGTCGTCTCCCGCGCATTTGCCATGCCGCTGACCAGTCCGGCGTTCCCGCTGGGACCGTACCGCTTCGTCGAGCGCGAGTATTTCATCATCACCTACCGCACCGATCCCGACCGGCTGCGCGAGGTGGTCCCGGAGCCGCTGACCCCCACGCAGCCACTGGTGCACTACGAGTTCATCCGGATGCCCGATTCGACGGGCTTTGGCGACTACACCGAGAGCGGCCAGGTGATCCCGGTCGAGTTCGAGGGGCAAGCCGGCAGCTACACGCTCGCCATGTATCTCGACAACCATCCGCCGATCGCCGGCGGCCGCGAACTATGGGGCTTCCCCAAGAAGCTGGCCAGCCCGACGCTGCACACGCACATCGACACCCTGGTGGGCACGCTGGACTACGGGCCGGTGCGGGTTGCGATGGGGACCATGGGTTACAAGCACAAGACGCTCGACGCCCAGGAGCAGGCCAGGATGCTGGCCAAGCCGAACTTCCTGCTCAAGATCATTCCGCACGTGAACGGCTCGCCGCGCATCTGCGAGCTGGTGCGCTACTACCTCAGCGACATCCGGATGCGCGGCGCGTGGAGCGGCCCGGCCTCGCTGCAGCTGGCGCCGCACGCGCTGGCGCCGGTCGCCGATCTGCCAGTCCTTGAGGTCGTCGAGGCACGGCATCTGGTCGCCGACCTCACCCTCGATCTGGGGGAGGTCGTTTACGACTACCTGGCGAAATGA
- a CDS encoding pirin family protein: MIEHRTLAEIGGVDIGWLKAKHHFAIGQYGNPTHKAVGRLYVWNDDEIAPRAGFSLHPHADVEIITYVREGVITHEDDLGNKGRTKAGDVQVMSAGTGIRHSERNDEETPTRIFQIWIKPNQVGNPPRWSTQPFPRSDRAGRFVPLASGYGAPDALPIRADAEVFGAVLAAGGSIKLELKVGHDAYLVPALGSVLVNGVRVEAREGVALRDEPSLEVEALCDAEMVLVVAANSPTRRQQSGL; the protein is encoded by the coding sequence ATGATCGAGCACAGAACCCTTGCCGAGATCGGCGGCGTGGATATCGGCTGGCTGAAGGCGAAGCATCATTTCGCCATCGGCCAGTACGGCAATCCCACGCATAAGGCAGTTGGCCGTCTGTATGTCTGGAATGACGATGAGATCGCTCCGCGCGCGGGCTTCTCGCTGCACCCGCATGCCGATGTCGAGATCATCACCTACGTGCGTGAGGGCGTCATCACGCATGAAGATGACCTCGGCAACAAGGGCCGCACGAAGGCGGGCGACGTTCAGGTCATGAGCGCCGGAACCGGCATACGGCATTCCGAACGCAATGACGAGGAGACGCCGACGCGGATCTTCCAGATCTGGATCAAGCCGAACCAGGTTGGCAACCCACCCCGTTGGAGTACGCAGCCGTTTCCGAGGAGCGACCGCGCTGGGCGATTTGTTCCGCTCGCCAGCGGCTATGGCGCACCCGATGCGTTGCCGATCCGCGCGGACGCGGAGGTTTTTGGAGCGGTGCTTGCTGCAGGGGGCTCGATCAAGCTCGAACTCAAAGTCGGCCATGACGCCTATCTCGTGCCCGCGCTCGGATCGGTCCTCGTCAACGGGGTGCGCGTGGAGGCCCGCGAGGGTGTGGCGCTGCGGGACGAGCCATCGCTCGAGGTCGAGGCGCTGTGCGATGCCGAGATGGTTCTCGTTGTTGCTGCGAATTCCCCAACGAGAAGGCAACAGTCGGGGCTCTGA
- a CDS encoding ester cyclase, giving the protein MSSKAEENKELVRRFFAAIEAADFQVFDQIVAENYNDHLAGQTPGREALKQYFAGLHAAFADLKLPISEILAEGDKVAVLNAVQGVHKGEFAGLRPTGRPIDAMAFQLYRIQDGRLAEHWEVADFATLLRQLQV; this is encoded by the coding sequence ATGTCGTCAAAAGCTGAAGAAAACAAGGAACTTGTCAGACGGTTTTTTGCCGCCATCGAAGCTGCCGATTTCCAGGTCTTCGACCAGATCGTCGCAGAGAATTACAACGATCATCTGGCCGGCCAAACCCCAGGGCGTGAGGCTCTCAAGCAGTATTTCGCCGGGCTCCACGCCGCCTTTGCCGATTTGAAGCTACCGATCTCGGAGATCCTGGCCGAGGGAGACAAGGTCGCAGTCCTGAATGCGGTCCAGGGGGTGCACAAGGGTGAGTTCGCCGGCCTTCGTCCCACAGGTCGTCCAATTGACGCGATGGCTTTCCAGCTCTACAGAATTCAGGACGGAAGACTTGCGGAGCATTGGGAAGTCGCGGACTTCGCCACGCTCTTGCGGCAGCTCCAAGTTTGA